From one Helicobacter sp. 12S02232-10 genomic stretch:
- a CDS encoding 2-oxoacid:ferredoxin oxidoreductase subunit alpha: MASAVELQEIEVWDGNMAASHALRQAQIDVVAAYPITPSTPIVQNYGSFVSNGYVDGEFVMVESEHAAMSACVGAAAAGGRVATATSSQGFALMVEVLYQASGMRLPIVLNLVNRALASPLNIHGDHSDMYLGRDAGWINLCTCNPQEAYDFNLMAFRIAEDMEVRIPTIVNQDGFLSSHTAQNVRPLSDEVAYKFIGDYQSKNSLLDFNKPATYGAQAEEDWHFEHKAQLHSALMHSSRVIEKVFGEFAKLTGRKYNLIETYDIEDAEVAVFALGTTVESARVAAKNARKRGIKAGVATIRSFRPFPYAELGNALKNLKAIAIMDKSLPAGAMGALFNEVGTSLYQVKDSKHPILSNYIYGLGERDLTQVDLENIFKELQENAQAGKLTHPTQQFIGLRGPKLSFC; the protein is encoded by the coding sequence ATGGCAAGTGCTGTTGAATTGCAAGAAATTGAGGTATGGGATGGAAATATGGCTGCCTCTCATGCCCTTAGGCAAGCCCAAATTGATGTCGTAGCAGCCTATCCGATTACTCCTTCCACGCCGATTGTTCAAAATTATGGCAGTTTTGTGAGCAACGGTTATGTGGATGGAGAGTTTGTGATGGTTGAATCCGAACACGCTGCAATGAGTGCGTGTGTAGGAGCTGCAGCAGCAGGTGGAAGAGTAGCTACAGCCACGAGTTCTCAGGGTTTTGCATTGATGGTAGAGGTTTTGTATCAAGCTTCTGGAATGAGGCTTCCTATTGTTCTTAATTTGGTTAATAGAGCGCTTGCCTCTCCATTGAATATCCACGGGGATCATTCGGATATGTATTTAGGAAGGGATGCAGGTTGGATAAATCTTTGCACTTGTAATCCTCAAGAGGCTTATGATTTTAATTTGATGGCTTTTAGGATTGCTGAAGATATGGAAGTACGGATTCCGACCATTGTGAATCAGGATGGTTTTTTGAGTTCCCATACTGCTCAAAATGTTCGTCCTTTGAGTGATGAAGTAGCTTATAAATTTATCGGAGATTACCAAAGTAAAAATTCTCTTCTTGATTTTAATAAGCCTGCAACTTATGGAGCACAAGCCGAGGAAGATTGGCATTTTGAGCATAAAGCACAACTTCATAGTGCTTTAATGCATTCAAGTCGTGTGATAGAAAAAGTTTTTGGTGAATTTGCCAAACTCACGGGGAGAAAATATAATTTGATTGAGACCTATGATATTGAAGATGCTGAAGTTGCTGTATTTGCTTTGGGTACAACGGTTGAATCTGCACGTGTTGCAGCTAAAAATGCCAGAAAGCGCGGGATTAAGGCAGGAGTTGCAACAATTCGTTCCTTTAGACCTTTTCCCTATGCAGAGCTTGGCAATGCTCTTAAGAATCTTAAAGCTATTGCAATTATGGATAAAAGTCTGCCTGCCGGTGCTATGGGAGCTTTGTTTAATGAAGTCGGCACTTCTCTTTATCAAGTCAAAGATTCAAAACATCCGATTCTGTCCAATTATATTTATGGTTTGGGAGAGAGGGATTTAACTCAGGTTGATTTGGAAAACATTTTTAAAGAGCTTCAAGAAAATGCACAAGCAGGAAAATTGACTCATCCAACCCAGCAATTTATAGGACTCAGAGGTCCTAAATTAAGCTTTTGCTAA
- a CDS encoding 4Fe-4S dicluster-binding protein — protein MKGWNDFEIGAILFPFANNGEEALESHNNERDYTPESSFKASVAHWRVEKPVHNSEICINCFNCWVYCPDAAILARDEKLRGVDYVHCKGCGICVDVCPTNPKSLLMFSDHEDNQNALKNWPQKEEKKKN, from the coding sequence ATGAAAGGTTGGAATGATTTTGAGATCGGAGCGATTTTATTTCCGTTTGCAAATAATGGAGAGGAAGCATTAGAATCCCATAATAACGAACGCGACTATACCCCTGAAAGCTCTTTTAAGGCTAGTGTTGCACATTGGAGAGTGGAAAAGCCTGTGCATAATAGTGAAATTTGTATCAATTGCTTCAATTGTTGGGTCTATTGTCCAGATGCGGCCATACTTGCTAGAGATGAAAAGCTTAGAGGAGTTGATTATGTCCATTGTAAAGGATGTGGGATATGCGTGGATGTTTGTCCTACAAACCCAAAATCTCTATTAATGTTTAGTGATCACGAAGACAATCAAAATGCTTTGAAAAATTGGCCTCAAAAAGAAGAAAAAAAGAAAAACTAA
- a CDS encoding thiamine pyrophosphate-dependent enzyme, with translation MVKEIKNLKQFSKSAEKFEGAHLLCPGCAHGMIVREVLNAVDGPVVLGNSTGCLEVSTAVYPYTSWDVPWIHIGFENGSTAVAGAEAMYKALAKKGKYNGQKPKFVAFGGDGATYDIGFQWISGCFERGHDMTYICLDNEVYANTGGQRSGSTPIGASTSTTPAGKVSYGKKERKKDILFVMAAHGSPYVAQVAPNKWKDMNKKIKQAIDTQGPTFINAMSACTTEWRFDSNQTVEVSDLAVDSLVFPLFEIINGTEVKITYRPKNIVPVRDYLGAQGRFKHLFKPENEHIIEQFQKDVDARWEYLQRREEAKV, from the coding sequence ATGGTAAAAGAAATTAAGAATCTGAAACAATTTAGCAAATCGGCAGAAAAATTTGAAGGCGCTCATCTCTTGTGTCCTGGATGTGCACATGGAATGATTGTTCGGGAGGTTTTAAACGCAGTTGATGGTCCTGTAGTGCTTGGAAACTCAACAGGTTGCCTTGAAGTTTCAACAGCTGTTTATCCTTATACTTCGTGGGATGTTCCTTGGATTCATATCGGTTTTGAAAATGGATCAACAGCGGTTGCAGGTGCGGAGGCAATGTATAAGGCTTTGGCAAAAAAAGGTAAATACAATGGACAAAAGCCAAAATTTGTAGCATTTGGAGGGGATGGAGCCACTTATGATATAGGATTTCAATGGATTAGCGGGTGTTTTGAGAGAGGTCATGATATGACTTATATTTGCTTGGATAATGAGGTTTATGCCAATACAGGAGGGCAACGAAGCGGATCGACACCGATTGGGGCAAGCACTTCAACCACTCCTGCAGGTAAAGTCAGCTATGGTAAAAAAGAGCGAAAAAAAGATATTTTATTTGTAATGGCAGCTCACGGATCCCCTTATGTCGCTCAAGTTGCTCCAAATAAGTGGAAAGATATGAATAAAAAAATCAAGCAGGCTATTGACACGCAAGGTCCTACTTTTATCAATGCAATGAGTGCTTGCACAACCGAGTGGAGATTTGATTCTAATCAAACCGTAGAAGTTAGCGATTTGGCTGTAGATAGCTTGGTTTTCCCGTTATTTGAGATTATTAATGGAACGGAAGTAAAAATCACCTATCGACCCAAAAATATTGTTCCTGTTAGGGATTATCTAGGAGCACAAGGAAGATTCAAGCATCTTTTTAAACCTGAAAATGAGCATATTATTGAACAATTTCAAAAAGACGTTGATGCTAGATGGGAATATTTGCAACGTCGAGAAGAAGCCAAAGTGTGA
- the purB gene encoding adenylosuccinate lyase, whose product MVERYAREQMKKLWDMQAKYSAWLEVEKAVVKGWNKLGLINDEDCEKICQNAAFDIQRINEIEAVTKHDLIAFTTSVSESLGEESRFVHYGITSSDCIDTAVALQMRDSLKIIIKDVQALQEAIKKRAFEHKDTLMVGRSHGIHGEPITFGLVLALWYDEISRHLEALHHTLKIISVGAISGAMGNMAHTPMELEELVCKELGLMPAPISNQIIQRDRYARLISDLALLASSCEKIAVAIRHFQRTEVYEAEEYFSPGQKGSSAMPHKRNPVLSENITGLCRVIRSFAMPAMENVALWHERDISHSSVERFILPDAFITTDFMLDRLRGLIENLVIYPENMLKNLNLTGGLVFSQRILLELPKKGLSREKSYQIIQRNAMKVWEDLREGKSALNAKGESLYLEYLLLDEELHQFMDEKMIRECFDYSYYTKNVDKIFKRVFKDC is encoded by the coding sequence ATGGTCGAACGTTACGCAAGAGAACAGATGAAAAAATTGTGGGATATGCAGGCAAAATATTCTGCGTGGCTTGAGGTTGAAAAAGCTGTTGTAAAAGGTTGGAATAAGTTAGGTTTGATTAATGATGAGGATTGTGAGAAAATCTGTCAAAATGCTGCTTTTGACATTCAAAGAATCAATGAAATTGAAGCAGTTACTAAACATGATTTGATTGCTTTTACCACCTCAGTGAGCGAAAGTTTGGGCGAAGAGTCCAGATTTGTGCATTATGGAATCACATCAAGCGATTGCATTGATACAGCAGTGGCGTTGCAAATGCGTGATAGCTTAAAAATAATCATTAAAGATGTGCAAGCACTCCAAGAAGCAATCAAAAAAAGAGCTTTTGAACATAAAGATACCCTGATGGTGGGACGAAGCCACGGAATTCACGGAGAACCTATTACATTTGGATTAGTACTTGCACTTTGGTATGATGAAATCAGCAGGCATTTAGAGGCATTGCACCATACATTAAAAATTATTTCAGTAGGGGCAATTAGCGGAGCAATGGGGAATATGGCACACACTCCTATGGAACTAGAAGAATTGGTTTGCAAAGAGTTGGGGCTTATGCCTGCCCCAATTAGCAATCAGATTATCCAACGCGACAGATACGCGAGATTAATAAGTGATCTTGCACTTTTGGCAAGCAGTTGCGAAAAGATAGCTGTAGCCATCAGGCATTTTCAACGCACAGAAGTCTATGAGGCAGAGGAATATTTTTCACCTGGGCAAAAAGGGAGTTCTGCAATGCCTCATAAACGCAATCCTGTGTTGAGTGAAAACATTACAGGGCTTTGTCGTGTGATTAGAAGTTTTGCAATGCCTGCTATGGAAAATGTTGCACTTTGGCACGAGCGTGATATTTCTCATAGTTCTGTGGAAAGATTTATTTTGCCCGATGCCTTTATCACAACTGATTTTATGCTTGATCGCTTAAGGGGATTGATTGAAAATCTTGTTATTTATCCTGAAAATATGCTTAAAAATCTCAATCTTACAGGTGGGTTAGTTTTTTCTCAAAGAATATTGCTAGAACTTCCAAAAAAAGGGCTTAGTCGAGAGAAAAGCTATCAAATTATCCAAAGAAATGCGATGAAGGTTTGGGAAGATCTCCGAGAGGGTAAAAGTGCTTTGAATGCAAAAGGAGAGAGTTTGTATTTGGAATATCTTCTTCTTGATGAAGAATTGCATCAATTTATGGATGAAAAAATGATTCGAGAATGCTTTGATTACAGCTATTACACTAAAAATGTCGATAAGATTTTTAAAAGAGTTTTTAAAGATTGTTGA